GCCGATACCCATACCCGCTGTACTCAGCAGTCGTCGTCTGTTGAACGTCTTTTCATCCATTTTTGTTTCCGTCCCGCTTATCGTCGCAGTGGAGGGGACAGTAGAGCTATCCGCCAAGGTGTCCTTCAATTTTCTCGACGAATGCGTCATATATGATTTACAACAGGTCCCATCCTAACAGACCGTTTCGGATCGACCACCGAGTTCACCCAGATACTACCCTATCTCTCGGCCAGTCTGCGGTTCTGGCAAGGTGTCGGTAGTGCGGGAGAGACCGCCGTTCGGACCTGGACAGCCCCCACACCTCCTTCCCACCGATCCGTGAGAACCAATTCACGAACAGATCGATACCGTTGACAGCTATATATAATACACATAATAATAGAAAAAGATAACTACCAAAAAACTATCTTAATGCTAGTATCTATTAGTGACTAAAGAATTATAACCCTCTAACCACTTACTATGTGGTAGTGATAACCGATCTACTCCATGCCGATGACCTCGTTATTCAGCGTGGTGGGCAAGCGATTCTGGACGGGGTGTCGATCACAATCGATCGGGACAGCAGCACCCTGATTCAAGGCCCTAGCGGGTCAGGGAAGACGACGCTGTTCAACGTGTTGGGACTGCTCGATTCCCCAACAGCCGGCTCGCTCGTCGTCGACGGGACCGACGTCAGCGAAGCATCGGAACGGAAACGGGCCCGAATCCGCCGTGAAACCGTCGGGTTCGTCTTTCAGGACTTTCGACTTATCGGCGATCTGACTGCCCGCGAGAACGCCGCGCTCCCGCAAGAACACCGCGGGAAGCGCGACGAAGCGTGGCTTGAGACGGTCTTCGAGGAACTCGACATCACTGATCTGGTCGATCAGTACCCCGCGACGCTCAGCGGCGGCGAGAAACAGCGTGTCGCCATCGCCCGCGCGCTGGCGAATCGACCCGACGTCATCCTTGCCGACGAACCGACCGGCCAGCTTGATCCCGAAACCGCCGAGCGGGTTCTCGACCTCCTGTTCGACCTGCGGGACCGGACGGAGATGGCGCTGGTCGTGATCAGCCACGACCGCCGATTGGCTGACCGATTCGACCGGGTTCTGCTCCTCGATGACGGAACGCTGACCGAGCGAACGCCAGCGCAACCCGCCCAAGCACCGGCAGTTCGCTGACGATCCTTTCATACCATGTCGACGCTCATATCCCTTCCCAACCGCCGGCCGGATCGCACCGGAGAGATCTCTGTTTCGAAGTATCGATCGGTGATTCTCGTGGGGCGGTGATCAATGGGTTACCGGCGATCGCTCGTTCGACAGTGGTCGCGCCGAGACTGGCTGACGATCGTCATCATCGCGGTCAGCGCCGCCTTCCTCGTCGGGATGACGTTGTTGCTCCTGACCGCAGGGACACAGATCGGGGCATTGACGGCCGATACGTCGACCGCGACGACCGCGACCTACCACGACTCGGTCGCGGATGCCGAACGTGCCAGCGGCGCCGACGCGATCGTCTTCCCGCTCGCGACCGTCGAGGACGGCGACGGAACCGAACACACCGTCGTCGGCGTTCCACCCGGTGCGCCGGAGATCCTCGCCGATGCTTCGACCGGGGCGCAAACGGCGACCATTCCGCCGCCCGGTGATGCGGAGACGGTCTCTGGACCCGGATCGGACAACGAGACGATCCAGTTCGTCGGCCAGGACGGCGAGCTAGCGGCGACCGTGACGCCCCACCAGGAGGAGACGATCTTCCCTGCACAGTGGTACACGACCAGTAGCTCGACGGTCGAACGCCTCGGGGCGACGGGCGCGATCGCTATCGGCCCCGGCGACGCCCCGTCCGACGGAAGCGCGATCCTCCCGTCGTTCGATCAGTCCGATACCGGTGTGCCCCTCGTTTCGGCACATGCGTTCTTGCTGACCGGGATGCAGGAGATCCTCCAGATGCTGACGGTCGCGACCGCCGCCGGCGCCATCGTTATTCTGGTGGTTCTCTACAGCGTGACCCGCATCAGCGTCTGGGAACGTCTGGAGCTGCTGGCGGTCATCCGATCGACCGGCGGAACGCCGCTTGGCGTTCTCTCGTTGTTCGGGCTCAGATCGACGCTTCTCTCACTCGTCGGCGTCCTCGGAGGGTTCTTTATCGGGACGATCGTTCCACCGGCCGTGATCGCGCTCGCCACGCGAGCCGGCCTCTCGGTTACGCTCGAACCGCGGCTCA
This genomic interval from Halalkalicoccus subterraneus contains the following:
- a CDS encoding ABC transporter ATP-binding protein codes for the protein MTDLLHADDLVIQRGGQAILDGVSITIDRDSSTLIQGPSGSGKTTLFNVLGLLDSPTAGSLVVDGTDVSEASERKRARIRRETVGFVFQDFRLIGDLTARENAALPQEHRGKRDEAWLETVFEELDITDLVDQYPATLSGGEKQRVAIARALANRPDVILADEPTGQLDPETAERVLDLLFDLRDRTEMALVVISHDRRLADRFDRVLLLDDGTLTERTPAQPAQAPAVR